A region of the Nitrospiria bacterium genome:
TGACGAACTGGATTTTGCAGGAACCTCTAATACTTCAAAGGCTTCAACCACAGAATGACTTTGACTTGACCCTTGCCCTGTATGGACCTTAAACACTTTTTAACAATTTTTACCCACTCGATTACACGAAGACCCAAAATACATTTGGGACACCTGGGTCTTCACTGCCGGGTTTTTGTTCGCCGTTCTTATTTTTCAGGGATGTGGTTTTTTTGGAGGGAGTAGAGATGAGGGGTATCCTGTTGCAGTGTTTGGGAGAGAGGAACTTTCAGGTTTGGTTGATATAGCCCTTCAGGAGGGCCGGGAAGAATATTTGGATGCCGATCTTGCAAAAATTTTAGAGGTTCCCCAAAAGAAAGGGAGAATTAAAATCCAATATCTTATTTCTGGGGATAAAAATCGGGAATTTTTCATTATAAAAAAAGAAAATGAAAAGGTTTTGTTGATTATGATCCATCACAAAACCAAGTGGGGAGAGGATTTAGAGGGTTATTTTTATTTAATAAAAGCAGATGGGGGATTGAAATCAGCCGTTCATGCCAAAAGAGGGTCCGAAGCTTTTTCCTTTCCCAAAAAGATTACAAAAACTCCTATAAACCCTAAGGCCAATCCGGTTATTGTGGTTCTCTGAATGCCAAAAAGATTTAGAAGGTCCCAAATAGGATTTCACAAGGATTTCTTTTGGATCAAAATATTGGTCACTTCTTCTAGAGGCAGAGGGGGGCTAAACACATACCCCTGAATTTCATTACATTCCAGAGCACGCAAAAATTCCAGTTGTTCTCCCGTTTCAACACCCTCGGCGGTTACCTTCAGATTCAGGTGATGGGCCATGGTTACAATCGCCCGTACGATGGCCGCATCATCGGGGTCGGTTGCAATATCCCGCACAAAAGATTGGTCAACTTTCAACCGGGTGATGGGTAATTGTTTTAAATAGGAAAGAGAAGAGTACCCCTTGCCAAAATCATCGATGGAAATTTGGATTCCTAAAGCAAATAATTTTTGAAGAGGTAAAAGAGCCTGATCCATATTTTGTAACATACTCTCGGTGAGTTCAAGTTCCAGGCAGTGAGGATCAAAGGATGTTTCTGTGAGGATTTTTTCAATAGTTTCGACAAGGTCTTCTTGAAGAAATTGGCGTGCGGATAAATTTACAGACACTTGAATGTTTTGATGTCCAGCCTCATGCCACTTCTTTTCGATGGTACAGGCAGTTTGAAGTACCCAATTTCCAATGGAAATAATTAAGCCGGTTTCTTCTGCGATGGGAATAAACTGGAGAGGAGGAACCAAACCCAAAGTGGGGTGCCGCCAACGGATCAGCGCCTCCATCCCAGCGACCTGATTGGAAGAGAGGTTTACCTTGTGCTGATAGTATAGGATCAGTTCATCGCGCTCCGGTGCGTAATGCAAGGCAGTATCCAAGGCCAACCACTCGGAAACCCTGGAATTCATTTCAGAGAAATAAAAACGGTAACTGTTCCTCCCTTTGTCCTTCGCCTGGTACATGGCCAAATCGGTTTTTCTCAGGAGGGTTTCCGTATCCCTTCCATTATTCGGGAAAAGGGTAATACCCATAGTGACGGTAACGAAAAGCTCGTGTTCTTCGATTTGAAAGGGTTTTGTAAAAAGGTTGATAATTTTTTGTGAAATTAGGGCCTTCCCCTGCTCGAGGGTTTTTCCGTTTGAAATATGAGGGTTTTGCCTTTTATTTAAAAAACTAAAAAAATAGGCCGGCCAATGAATTTCTAATTCTTTTTCGAAGGGGGGTTTAATTTGTTTAGCTTCATATCTTTACCTTTCCCAGACCAGTTGTTTGAAAAATGGTTATTAAATCTAACGGTCAAGCGGTAGACGGAAAATTAACCTTTATTTTAAATAAAGTTCTGTTTACAATGTTGATATGTTAGAGAGTTTTGGTTTTAATCTAAAAAAAAAGTGAGGTTAAATGGGCTTATGAGCAAAGATCAAATATATTTGGAGGTAGCTTCCGATTTTGTAAAGTTTTATGCCATCATGGGGCACTGTTTAAGAACCATTATGGACGGGGAGGCTTCCCAACAGCTTCCCCTTGATCAGGTAAAAGAGCAGTTTCAAAAAGCCAAAGAAGTATTGATGCCCCGGCTTTCCGGAAATCCTGTGGTTTTAAAGAAGGTGGAAGATGATTTTGGAATGACCCTAAAACTTCTTGCGGAAAACGCTAATTCGAAGTTAGATCAAGCAAAACGCGAGGAAACAAAAGAAGAATCCCTAAGACTTCATTTCTACGCACGGGAGAGATCTGCTTCGCTCAGTGATTTGGTGGCGGTATTCAGGGGTCTTTAACAGCAAGGCAGTCAGGGACGGAGTTTCTGATTTGATAAAGGAGAATTAAGGGTTAGAGGTTCCTTTTTTCGAGGGCAAATTTACTCCGGTGCTTCTTTTAGATGGGTTAATTTATTTTTAATGTGGTCTAAACCGGGTTTAAACATTTGCCGTATTTCCCCTCGTTTTTCTTTCCCCAGTTTTTTCATAAGGGCCGTATATTTATCCAGTGCTTTAGCGGCATGTGCTTTGGCTCCCTCAATATCCTCCAGGGGTGAGCTTTCTCTTGAAACCGTTTCCATTTCTTCTTCTATATCAACAATAACCGCTGCCAATTGATCAATTTCCTTTCCGAGTGCAAAAGGGTCTTTGATCTTCTTGTGATTTTCTTTTGGTTTTTTTGCCTTTACTTTATTCATAATACCCTCCCTAAAAATTTCAGGGAATTAGCCCCGTGGGGTCTATGAGTTTAATAACCGTCAGTTTTAAAACTCTAGCTTTCCATCATTTCGAGTCTTGCATCAAACTCGTGACCACATTGGGTACATTGGATACAATCTCTTTCCAGCGCGGGTTCCTCTATGTTGATTCCCATTCCTCCGCAGTCCGGGCAACGGGTAAGGTGGACCACTTCGTCATCCAAGGTTTCGTATTTTGTTCCCCGGAGGCAATATACCGGTTTTTCATTCACCAGCCAAGGTTTTCCTAAATTATCGAGAACGGGTAGGGAAATATAATGATGGGCGGCAAATTCCTTCAGTGCTTTTGGCGTATTGAGCCCGTCTTTGATTTTTTTTCCGTTTTTTCCATCAAATATGGCCTTACCCTTTATTATGACTTTAGTCGGTCCCATCTTGAAGCCCTCCTTTTGAAATTCCTTATATCAAAGGGGGAAAAAATTAACAACTCTAATGTTTTTCAATAAATTGAACTCTTTGATTTATAAGGTTTTTTCTTATCAGGTGAAAAGAAGAACAATGCCCTTTTCTAGCCATAGGAGCGTAATTTTCTAACCTCGATTATAGAACCGTTTTTTTCCATATTTGAAACTTTAATATTAATGGAAAGAAATTTTTTAATAATTTCCATATTTGTTTGGGTGTGAGAAGTCAGTGGTATTGTTGAAAAAACTCCGCCTCTCATGATGACCATTGGCACTAAGAGTTGGTCCGCTAAATAACTTCCTACCGGGACACCTGTTTCCAAATAACGACGAACCTGTTGTACAGCCTGGCTTGCCACTTTTTCAGCGGGAATTCCGCGTTCTCCAAAAGCTGAAAAAATTTCCGTGATCTCTTCACTTTCCAATTCAATCAAGACGACATTACCGGGACCCGAGGATTCCACTGCCTCAAATTTTAAGTGGTCTTTCGGCCAGGATAATTCTTGCTCAATGACAGATAACTCCCTTTTCGCGATGTTTTCAGGCAGATGAGATAGGATAACACGGGCACATTTTCTTCGGATATCTCCCCGGGCGGTGAGCTCGAGGGGTGTGAGGGAGGAAGGCGGATCAATGGAAACCTGTAGTCTCCCTCCCCCAGCGGGGAAAAACCCCGGGCGTTCAAGTTTAACTGAAACCCGTGCTCCCATCCGTGCCAATAAGGGAAAGAAGGTCTTTTCAACAAAATCAAAAGGGGGGGCCCCTGGATTATGGGTACCGCCCTCCAGTATGAGATGGCTTGGGTTTGAAGCCGTTAGAAGGGCAGGTAAAACCGTTTGAAGAACCAATATGGTACTCCCCGCGGTTCCAACGGAGAAAAAATATTTTCCGGGGATGACCTTTCCAGGTATGAATTCCAATTCCTTGGACCCAATGGTGTTTCCCTTTACCTGGGCACCGCTGATTTCAACAGCAGCATTGACTGCCGTTAGGTGTTGGGGACGAAGTCCAGGTTTCTTCCTCCCTGCGCGAATTTTTCCAATTCGAAATGGGGTATGGGTAACCAGGCTTAGCCCCAAAGCGGTGCGGAGTATTTGTCCGCCTCCTTCTTTAAATGAACCATCAATGGTCAGCATCTTTTCTTTTTTTTTATGGTAATTCCCAACAGATTCTGTCTCTGCGGATTTCGATTAGGAAATTTTGATCAAAGGTCAGTGTGATGGTGTTATTCCACCAATCAGGATCCACTACAAGGAACCACTGTAGATCCGTGTTTTCCGCAGGGTTTTCGGAGGGTTCCATTTTTCGTTTAAATTCTCCCTGGGGCCAAGCATGAATTTCTTTGATTTTTCCTATGCTTAATAGTTCGGTCGCTTTTTGATAAACAACTGTTTTTGATTCACCGATCTCAAATCCATAACCTTCTCCTGAGGTTATCACACGGACACCGAAAAAATATGAAATTAACCCAAAAATTGCGATTAAAGGAACAATCAGAAAGAAGGCCCCGTAGATTAATTTTTGGGG
Encoded here:
- a CDS encoding GGDEF domain-containing phosphodiesterase; this encodes MKPPFEKELEIHWPAYFFSFLNKRQNPHISNGKTLEQGKALISQKIINLFTKPFQIEEHELFVTVTMGITLFPNNGRDTETLLRKTDLAMYQAKDKGRNSYRFYFSEMNSRVSEWLALDTALHYAPERDELILYYQHKVNLSSNQVAGMEALIRWRHPTLGLVPPLQFIPIAEETGLIISIGNWVLQTACTIEKKWHEAGHQNIQVSVNLSARQFLQEDLVETIEKILTETSFDPHCLELELTESMLQNMDQALLPLQKLFALGIQISIDDFGKGYSSLSYLKQLPITRLKVDQSFVRDIATDPDDAAIVRAIVTMAHHLNLKVTAEGVETGEQLEFLRALECNEIQGYVFSPPLPLEEVTNILIQKKSL
- the rtcA gene encoding RNA 3'-terminal phosphate cyclase; its protein translation is MLTIDGSFKEGGGQILRTALGLSLVTHTPFRIGKIRAGRKKPGLRPQHLTAVNAAVEISGAQVKGNTIGSKELEFIPGKVIPGKYFFSVGTAGSTILVLQTVLPALLTASNPSHLILEGGTHNPGAPPFDFVEKTFFPLLARMGARVSVKLERPGFFPAGGGRLQVSIDPPSSLTPLELTARGDIRRKCARVILSHLPENIAKRELSVIEQELSWPKDHLKFEAVESSGPGNVVLIELESEEITEIFSAFGERGIPAEKVASQAVQQVRRYLETGVPVGSYLADQLLVPMVIMRGGVFSTIPLTSHTQTNMEIIKKFLSINIKVSNMEKNGSIIEVRKLRSYG